GCGCCAGGATGAACGCTGCCGCCACGACGACAGCGAGTGCCTTGCCGAACCAGCTGCTGTTCATGATGAGGTCCTGTTCAGTCCAGCCCGGTGGCGCCAGCTGCGGCGACGCGAAGCCACGCGTCCTGCGCGGTCCGGCCGAGGGCGTCGAATCGCAGCGGCCCGCTCTTGAGCGCGGGGTCGAACGGGATGGTCTCGACGACCCTGACCTGGTCGGCGAATCCGGCGGCGATGGTTTCGGCGTCGCGGCGGGAGCCTGATTCGGGGGTGGTGACGACCACGACGGCGTTCGCGGCCAATGCCGCCGAGTGCCGGTCGCGCTGGCGGAGCGCGTCCAGGAGCAGGGAGGCGGACTCGGCGGATTCGGGGGAGGGGAGGGTGGGGATGACGAGTTGGTGGGAGTTGTCGATCATGCGGAGCCACCGGTCGGCGGACTCATCGTTGCCGGAGTCGAACACGATGAGCCGGTAGTAGCGCACGGCGACCTGCAGCAGCAGGTCGAACTCGTCCTTCTCGATCCGCTGATGTGCGGCGAGCAGTTCCGGGTTGGAGCGGAGGACGTCGTAGCGATCATCGGGCTGGTGATGTACGAACCGGGAGATGTCCGAGACGGATGCTGTCGCGGCGAGCAGGTCGTGGGCGGCGGGGAGGAGATCGCGGATGGTCGTGTCATAGAGTCCCTGTTCAGTGCGCCAGCCCAGCGTGCCGCGGGTGTCGTTGTTGTCCCAGGCCAGAACGTTGCCGCCGCCGTATCGGGCGAACACTGCCGCGACCATCGCGGATGTCATGGTCTTGCCGACACCGCCCTTGCCGTTGGCGACCGCGATGTTCCGGTATCCGGCCCAATGCCGAGACACCCGTGAGATGGCTTCGCGCCGTCGCTGCTGCATTTTCGTTTCGGCGATCGGGATGCCGGCGCGTGCCGCGAGGCCTCGCCATCCGGTGCTCGCGTGTGGCGCGTCGGCGCCAGGCGCGATGAACGAATGTCGCGAAGCCGAGGCATCTTCTTCGGCGCTGACGTCGTCCGGCCCAGGTGGGGCAGCGGCAGGAGCGGGCTCCGTCGCCTCGGGGGTGATAGACGGCAGCGTGGCGTCGGCTGTTGGTGCGGCGGTGATGTCGCCGGTTGCGCTGATGAGGAGGTGGTGTTCCCCGCGGTCCCCGGAGGTGATGAGCTCGAGGGCGCTTCCGGTGCGCCTGGCTTCGTCCGTCGCGCGCCGCACGACGATGTGGCGGATGTCCTCGTCCGCGGAGGCGGAGATGGGTTCTGCGTCACCGTTGGGGGCGATGAAGGTGGCGTTCGGGCCGGTGACGGTCGCGTATGCGCGGGGCGTGGTCTTGGTGGTCATTGCAGTTCCTTCTGGGCGGTCAGCCATCCGTCGACCGAGGTGTCGTCGGGCCAGAGCGAATCGACCACCGGGTCGTCGAGATTGCGGAACTCGTCGTCGTATCGGCTGTCGAGGTCCATGGCGTCATCGGTCTCGAAGAGGTCGTACTCCCACTCGGTAGAGGTGGCGAACGCATCCACCAGGTAGGAGAACTGTCCGACGTAGGCGAGGAACTCACCCTTCCGCAACTGGCGCGCCATGGCGGCGTGCGCGGGCGGGATGCTCAGGCGCTGTTGGATGCTGGTACCTTCTTGCTGGTTGATGCGGAAGATGAACTTGTTCTCGATATCGCCGGCGATCGAGTAGGCGAGATTTCGTTCTTGGGAATCTGCTTCGCCGACAGCGTCCAGGTCGCCCATCTTGTGCAGAATGACGATGTTGCTGATCCCGTAGTGACGAGAGAGCTTCAGCCACTGCTGGTACATCTGCAGCGAGGCGAGTGAGGTCATGTCGCGCCAGCCTTCTTCGCGGATGACGTACCGGGTGCGGTGTGCGCTGCGGTCGGAGATTACGGCCTGATTCCAGGCAGTGGTGCAGATCTGTGACAGCTGCGCGACCAGATCCCCACGAGCGAACAGCTCGGAGGTGTCGACGACGACAATGGGGGCGGCGTCGTCGAAGCTGACGGTCGATTCGTCTTCGAAGAGTCCGGAGAGGTCGCCGTTGACGAATCGACGCAGGACGAAGCTGGGCTGGATGGCGCCTTGCGCAAGATGCCGGTCCTGATCGGTCTCCCGAGCCAGCGCAGTCAGCTCGACGTACACCCCGCGCAGGGTCGGCCGGTCGTTCGTGTGGGTGATGCAGCGCTCGAGAGCTTCGAGGAGAGCGGCGTGCTCGACGGCCGTGAGATGCGAGGCGGGGAGGGCCGCTTCCACCAGGGAGGTCAGGACGGTGATGCGGCGCTGCTTGACCATCTGCTCGTGCTGTTCATTCGTGACACCGGTGCGGCGCGGGCCCCGGTCGAGCGGGTTCAGACGGGTGTCGTATGCGCCACCGAGCCGGATGACGTTCCCTCCGGGGATCGCTTCGGCGACGGTCACCCATTCACCTTTCGGATCGGAGGGCACCACGGCTTGGTGCCCGAACGCCATCGACCGGGTCACGAGGGTCTTGATGACCGCGCTTTTCCCGGCCCGGTAGGCGCCCAGCACCAGCACGTTGGTCGAGAACGAGCCCCGGTCGCTGCTGTCCGCGTAGGTTTCCCAGGGCGAGAAGTGCCAGAGCGAGTCGGCGTTGAGGTCCACACCCACGATCGGCCCCCGGTGCCCGAGCCCGGCGTCCGCGACGAACGGGTAGATGCCGGCGATGTGCTGCGATGTCGCCTGATGGGGCGGAACCTGCAACGGGGCGAGACTCCAATATCCGGATTCGGCGAGTCCGGGGCCGAACGGACCCGGGACAGCCGGCTCCGGGAGTCCGTGGTCACGGCGCGCGACAGGAGGCGGGGCATCGTATCGTTCGTACCGGGCGTTCTCCCTGTGGAGTGCGCGGCGTTCCCTTCGGGAGAGGCCGTCGGGTTCGAAGATCAGGCTGCGGCGGGTCATCATCTCATCCCCAGCCCGATGGGGATTGCGTTGACCATGAGCGCTTCGGCTTGCTGGCAGTACAGGATCTGCGCTTCCATCTCCGCTTGCGCGAGAGCGTTCCGCATCCCGGCCAGCGCCTGGTCGAGTTGCTCCTCATCCGGAGCGGTCACGGTGAGATACCCGCCGTAGCGAAACTCACCGTGACCGGCGACAAGTTCCTGCTCTTCCTTTTCGAGGGCGAGCCAGTCGGCGTCGTCGGCGGCGTTCCCGTCCGTGCCCCGTTTCGCGCGGAGCTTCTCGTTCCCGCGCCACACCTTCTTCTCATCCCGCACCCGCTTGAGCGCCTGCTTCAAGGGAACGGGTGTGAGGACGAGGGAGAGGATGTGCGTGACAGCTTCCCCGGTGTGCGGGTGCCGAGCGAACACCAGGGGAGAGACGAAGCCGACGTGGGCATCGGACCGTGGCCACTCGTGGATCCACATCGTCGTATGCACACCGGAGTCGGTGCGCACCAGCCGGTTCGAACCGGCCGGCTCCTCGAGATACATCGGCCCGATCGCCAGCGGATCTACACCGGAAAGACTCTCCGTGCGGTTTTGGACGTTGGCGGCGAATTCGGGGTCGAACGCGATCCGCGCGAGGGCGGCGATCTCCCGGGGCGACAGCCACGAGCGGACATTGATCTTCGCGGCGGTCAGAGCGTCGGCGAGGGTGCGGGTTTCGATCAGCGCCAGGGCCTGGGCCCCGGTTCGGCCGCCTCCGAGCGCTTTGACCTGTGCGCCGAGGGTGACGAGGTTGAGCGTGAACGTCAGGTAGT
This is a stretch of genomic DNA from Microbacterium sp. YJN-G. It encodes these proteins:
- a CDS encoding MinD/ParA family protein, whose amino-acid sequence is MTTKTTPRAYATVTGPNATFIAPNGDAEPISASADEDIRHIVVRRATDEARRTGSALELITSGDRGEHHLLISATGDITAAPTADATLPSITPEATEPAPAAAPPGPDDVSAEEDASASRHSFIAPGADAPHASTGWRGLAARAGIPIAETKMQQRRREAISRVSRHWAGYRNIAVANGKGGVGKTMTSAMVAAVFARYGGGNVLAWDNNDTRGTLGWRTEQGLYDTTIRDLLPAAHDLLAATASVSDISRFVHHQPDDRYDVLRSNPELLAAHQRIEKDEFDLLLQVAVRYYRLIVFDSGNDESADRWLRMIDNSHQLVIPTLPSPESAESASLLLDALRQRDRHSAALAANAVVVVTTPESGSRRDAETIAAGFADQVRVVETIPFDPALKSGPLRFDALGRTAQDAWLRVAAAGATGLD
- a CDS encoding SCO6880 family protein, with the translated sequence MTAASNEERPVRLPGRSRQGIVLGMDGWQLGCIAAAAVIVLIFTNRFGPVGLLYAAPLYLALGIGAVITVHGLSAPKMLGLWVMKQTRHATGATTQVFRPEHVQVVGTLNLPGVRASVQLWDVDGVACVYDPRGRTVSVTAELEVQGFLMHNAPERLDLAQQWSRVLASFTQRPGVTRITLQERTLPTTIRSAREHYDTVTEHRELDRTSPVAANYERVMNDSERFAVAHRNYLTFTLNLVTLGAQVKALGGGRTGAQALALIETRTLADALTAAKINVRSWLSPREIAALARIAFDPEFAANVQNRTESLSGVDPLAIGPMYLEEPAGSNRLVRTDSGVHTTMWIHEWPRSDAHVGFVSPLVFARHPHTGEAVTHILSLVLTPVPLKQALKRVRDEKKVWRGNEKLRAKRGTDGNAADDADWLALEKEEQELVAGHGEFRYGGYLTVTAPDEEQLDQALAGMRNALAQAEMEAQILYCQQAEALMVNAIPIGLGMR